In the Bradyrhizobium guangzhouense genome, one interval contains:
- the metF gene encoding methylenetetrahydrofolate reductase [NAD(P)H], with translation MTETTTPAAANGQDGHLKRPAISFEFFPPKTEDMERNLWETINRLAPLDPKFVSVTYGAGGSTRERTHSTISRILKETALLPAAHLTCVGASRGEIDEIVDRYHEVGVRHIVALRGDPAGGIGTPYASHPDGYQSSADLVAGIKKRHADIEVSVSAYPEKHPEARDFDADIDTLKAKVDAGATRAITQVFFDNDLYFRYLDRVRARGINIPIVPGIMPMHNFKQARNFVTRAGTTVPDWFAAKFEGLDEDAETRKLVAATVAAGQVQKLAKHGVDTFHFYTMNRADLVFAISHLLGIRAKSAQKAA, from the coding sequence ATGACCGAGACGACGACGCCTGCGGCAGCCAACGGGCAAGACGGGCACCTGAAACGGCCTGCGATCTCGTTCGAGTTCTTTCCGCCCAAGACGGAAGATATGGAGCGGAATCTCTGGGAGACCATCAATCGGCTGGCCCCGCTCGACCCGAAATTCGTCTCGGTGACCTATGGTGCCGGCGGCTCGACCCGCGAGCGCACCCACTCGACCATTTCCCGCATCCTCAAGGAGACCGCGCTGCTGCCGGCCGCGCACCTGACCTGCGTCGGCGCCTCGCGCGGTGAGATCGACGAGATCGTCGATCGCTACCACGAGGTCGGCGTCCGCCACATCGTGGCCTTGCGCGGTGATCCCGCCGGCGGCATCGGCACCCCCTACGCCAGCCATCCCGACGGCTACCAGAGTTCTGCGGACCTCGTCGCCGGGATCAAGAAGCGGCATGCCGATATCGAAGTGTCGGTGTCCGCCTATCCCGAGAAGCACCCTGAAGCGCGCGACTTCGACGCCGACATCGATACGCTGAAGGCCAAGGTGGACGCCGGCGCGACGCGCGCGATCACGCAAGTCTTCTTCGATAACGATCTCTACTTCCGCTATCTCGACCGCGTCCGTGCGCGGGGTATCAACATCCCGATCGTGCCGGGCATCATGCCCATGCACAATTTCAAGCAGGCGCGCAATTTCGTCACCCGCGCCGGCACCACGGTGCCGGACTGGTTCGCCGCGAAATTCGAAGGCCTCGACGAAGACGCCGAGACCCGCAAGCTGGTGGCCGCCACCGTTGCCGCCGGCCAGGTGCAGAAGCTGGCCAAGCACGGCGTCGACACCTTCCACTTCTACACCATGAACCGCGCCGATCTCGTGTTCGCGATCAGCCATTTGCTCGGCATCCGCGCCAAGAGCGCGCAGAAGGCGGCGTAA
- a CDS encoding LLM class flavin-dependent oxidoreductase, translating to MVPLSVLDLSVVTTGTKPAAALRNSIDLARHVDGLGYVRYWLAEHHNLASVASPAPDVMIGQIAAVTKHIRVGSGGVMLPNHAPLVVAERFKMLEALFPGRIDLGLGRAPGTDGATAYALRSRLDRREGDDFLERLHELILWETREFPAGHPYHNVVAMPDDSPLPPIWLLGSSDYSSELAAQVGMGFAFAHHFASHDAIDAMVHYRNRFQPSAWRTTPHAILAVAVIMADTDEEAERLATSFDLNRLRRDRGQYLPLPSVEEALAYPYSDSERVSIARNRSRLFVGNPVTVQKKLQPLMDASRPDELMVITAVYDHEARKRSYSLLAEAFGLKSAA from the coding sequence ATGGTCCCGCTCTCAGTCCTCGATCTCTCCGTCGTCACCACAGGCACAAAGCCGGCCGCCGCGCTGCGCAACAGCATCGACCTGGCGCGCCATGTCGACGGGCTTGGCTATGTCCGCTATTGGCTCGCCGAGCATCACAATCTCGCCTCGGTGGCCAGTCCCGCGCCCGACGTGATGATCGGGCAGATCGCGGCGGTAACCAAGCACATCCGCGTCGGCTCCGGCGGCGTGATGCTGCCCAATCATGCGCCGCTGGTGGTGGCCGAGCGCTTCAAGATGCTGGAGGCGCTGTTTCCGGGCCGCATCGATCTCGGCCTCGGCCGCGCACCCGGCACGGATGGCGCCACGGCCTATGCGCTGCGCAGCCGGCTAGATCGCCGCGAGGGCGACGATTTCCTGGAGCGGCTGCACGAATTGATTCTGTGGGAGACCCGCGAATTCCCCGCAGGCCATCCCTATCACAACGTCGTCGCGATGCCCGACGACAGCCCGCTGCCGCCGATCTGGCTGCTCGGCTCGAGCGACTATTCCTCGGAGCTTGCAGCCCAAGTCGGGATGGGCTTCGCCTTCGCCCATCACTTTGCGTCCCACGATGCGATCGACGCGATGGTGCACTATCGCAACCGATTCCAGCCTTCGGCCTGGCGTACGACCCCGCACGCGATCCTCGCGGTCGCGGTCATCATGGCGGACACGGATGAGGAGGCCGAAAGGCTCGCCACCTCCTTCGATCTCAATCGCCTGCGTCGCGACCGCGGCCAATATCTGCCGCTGCCGAGCGTCGAGGAGGCTCTGGCCTATCCCTATTCGGATTCCGAGCGCGTCTCGATTGCGCGCAACCGCTCGCGCCTGTTCGTCGGCAATCCTGTGACGGTGCAGAAGAAGCTGCAGCCGTTGATGGATGCGAGCAGGCCGGACGAACTGATGGTGATCACGGCCGTCTACGACCACGAGGCGCGGAAGCGATCGTATTCGCTGCTGGCGGAGGCGTTTGGGCTGAAGAGCGCGGCCTAG
- a CDS encoding prephenate dehydratase: MSKMKIAFQGEPGANSHIAIVEAYPDAEPMPCATFEDALSAISSGEADLGMIPIENSVAGRVADIHHLLPASGLFIIGEWFLPVRHQLMAIKGTRLEDIKSVESHVHALGQCRRIIRKLGIKGIVHADTAGSARDISERKDKTVAAIASRLAAQIYGLDILAEDIEDEAHNTTRFVVLAREPKWAPQGSGPLVTTFVFRVRNLPAALYKALGGFATNGVNMTKLESYMVDGNFFATQFYADVDGHPEDKGLAFAIEELKFFSREFRIVGVYPGHPFRATFSETQQD; encoded by the coding sequence ATGAGCAAGATGAAGATCGCATTCCAGGGCGAACCTGGCGCCAATTCCCACATCGCCATCGTCGAGGCCTATCCCGACGCCGAGCCGATGCCGTGCGCCACCTTCGAGGACGCGTTGTCGGCGATCTCCTCGGGCGAGGCCGACCTCGGCATGATCCCGATCGAGAACTCGGTGGCCGGGCGCGTCGCCGACATCCATCACCTGCTGCCGGCTTCCGGCCTCTTCATCATCGGAGAATGGTTCTTGCCGGTTCGCCACCAGCTGATGGCGATCAAGGGCACCAGGCTCGAGGACATCAAGTCGGTCGAGAGCCACGTGCATGCGCTCGGCCAGTGCCGCCGCATCATCCGCAAGCTCGGCATCAAGGGGATCGTGCACGCCGACACCGCCGGCAGCGCCCGCGACATCTCCGAGCGCAAGGACAAGACCGTCGCCGCGATCGCCTCGCGCCTCGCCGCCCAGATCTACGGCCTCGATATCCTCGCCGAGGACATCGAGGATGAGGCCCACAACACCACGCGCTTCGTGGTCCTGGCGCGCGAGCCGAAATGGGCCCCGCAAGGGTCGGGCCCGCTGGTCACCACTTTTGTCTTCCGCGTGCGCAACCTGCCCGCCGCGCTCTACAAGGCACTCGGCGGCTTTGCCACCAACGGCGTCAACATGACCAAGCTCGAAAGCTACATGGTCGATGGCAATTTCTTCGCCACGCAGTTTTACGCCGATGTCGACGGCCATCCTGAAGACAAGGGTCTGGCGTTCGCGATCGAGGAGCTGAAGTTTTTCTCGCGCGAATTCCGCATCGTCGGCGTGTATCCGGGCCACCCGTTCCGCGCGACCTTCAGCGAGACGCAGCAGGATTGA
- a CDS encoding 3-deoxy-manno-octulosonate cytidylyltransferase → MTDPRILVLIPARMASTRLPGKPLKDIVGLPMIIHVLRRAQEAAVGRVAVATDTQEIADAVTAHGGVAVMTSPSHPSGSDRIHEAMQKLDPGGQAEIVVNLQGDFPTITTDNIRDVLPPLEDPAVDIATLASQIHTEEEDLAPSVVKAIGTSLGGKRMRALYFTRATAPTGDGPRYHHIGLYAYRRAALERYVSLPPSPLELQEKLEQLRALEAGMRIDFTIVDTVPRGVDTAADLETARSILSKS, encoded by the coding sequence ATGACTGATCCCCGCATCCTGGTGCTGATCCCGGCCCGCATGGCTTCGACCCGCCTGCCCGGCAAGCCCCTGAAGGACATCGTGGGCCTGCCGATGATCATCCACGTGCTACGTCGGGCACAAGAGGCGGCGGTCGGCCGAGTCGCGGTCGCAACCGACACGCAGGAGATCGCTGACGCCGTGACGGCGCATGGCGGTGTCGCTGTGATGACCAGCCCAAGCCACCCCTCGGGCTCGGACCGCATCCACGAGGCCATGCAGAAGCTCGACCCGGGTGGGCAGGCCGAGATCGTCGTCAATCTCCAGGGCGATTTCCCGACAATCACGACCGACAATATCCGTGACGTGCTGCCTCCGCTGGAGGACCCCGCCGTGGACATCGCCACACTGGCCTCGCAGATCCACACCGAGGAGGAGGACCTCGCCCCCAGCGTCGTGAAGGCGATTGGAACCTCGCTCGGAGGTAAGCGCATGCGCGCACTTTATTTCACCCGCGCGACCGCGCCGACCGGCGACGGACCACGCTACCACCATATCGGCCTCTACGCCTATCGTCGCGCCGCGCTTGAGCGCTATGTTTCACTGCCGCCCTCGCCGCTTGAGTTGCAGGAGAAGCTCGAGCAGCTCCGAGCCCTGGAAGCCGGAATGCGGATCGATTTCACCATCGTCGACACGGTGCCCCGTGGGGTCGACACGGCGGCGGACCTCGAGACCGCGCGCAGCATCCTTTCCAAATCCTGA
- a CDS encoding c-type cytochrome, with protein sequence MDSFELNKILGAVLGTCLILLVTSFTAQALFSPKMPEKPGFEIAVKEEAGDKGGAPAAAAPSEPIEKLLQTASVEKGASAAKKCGACHTFEKGGPNRVGPNLYGIVDDHRGEGRNGFNFSAAMKAKGGTWTIDDLNKFIANPKGFIPGTAMGFAGIPKDSERADVIAYLNSLSDSPKPLPTAAK encoded by the coding sequence ATGGACTCTTTCGAACTCAATAAGATTCTCGGTGCGGTGCTCGGCACCTGTCTCATTCTGCTGGTGACGAGCTTCACCGCCCAGGCGCTGTTCTCGCCCAAGATGCCGGAAAAGCCGGGCTTCGAGATCGCCGTGAAGGAAGAAGCCGGCGACAAGGGCGGCGCGCCCGCCGCGGCCGCTCCTTCCGAGCCGATCGAAAAGCTGCTCCAGACCGCGTCCGTCGAGAAGGGCGCCTCCGCGGCCAAGAAGTGCGGCGCTTGCCATACCTTCGAGAAGGGCGGCCCGAACCGGGTCGGTCCGAACCTCTACGGCATCGTCGACGACCATCGCGGCGAAGGCCGCAACGGCTTCAACTTCTCGGCCGCGATGAAGGCCAAGGGCGGCACCTGGACCATCGACGACCTCAACAAGTTCATTGCCAATCCGAAGGGCTTCATTCCCGGCACCGCGATGGGCTTTGCAGGTATCCCGAAGGACTCGGAGCGTGCCGACGTCATCGCCTACCTCAACAGCCTCTCCGACAGCCCGAAGCCGCTTCCGACCGCGGCGAAATAA
- a CDS encoding extracellular solute-binding protein, translating to MTRAQDEVATEYGELAESAQHPDDFSWVTYRLRKEARWHDGKPVTPEDVIFSLESLKKLSPMYASYYRHVTKVEKSGERDVKFTFDAPGNRELPTIVGELTVLPKHWWEGTDAQGRKRDISATTLEPPLGSGPYKIKEFVPGRSIKLERVKDYWGANVPSQIGTNNFDELRFEFFRDNVVALEAFKADQADWIAENSAKQWATAYDFPAVAEKRVVKEEFPINDSGRMQAFAINNRRDQFKDARVRRAFNYAFDFEEMNKQLFFGQYKRIDSYFYGTELASSGLPQGEELQLLESLRDKVPPEVFTTAYQNPVGGNSDAVRANLREAAKLLKEAGLEIRDHKLVDSSGKPLTVEILVQYPPDERIALFYKPSLERMGVTASVRMVDDAQYQNRLRSFDFDMIIYSQGESLSPGNEQREFWGSQTADIPGSSNLIGIKNPAIDALIEKVIFAKDRSALVAATHALDRVLLWNFYVVPQFSYPFSRYARWDRFSHAEPLPKYGRSGLPTLWWYDADKAARIGKRS from the coding sequence ATGACCCGCGCGCAGGACGAGGTCGCCACCGAGTACGGCGAGCTCGCCGAATCCGCGCAGCATCCGGATGATTTCTCCTGGGTGACCTATCGCCTGCGCAAAGAGGCGCGCTGGCATGATGGCAAGCCGGTGACGCCGGAGGACGTGATCTTCTCGCTGGAATCGCTGAAGAAGCTGAGCCCGATGTATGCCTCCTACTACCGCCATGTGACGAAGGTGGAGAAGAGTGGCGAGCGCGACGTCAAGTTCACCTTCGATGCGCCCGGCAATCGCGAGCTGCCCACCATCGTCGGCGAGCTGACGGTGCTGCCGAAGCATTGGTGGGAAGGCACCGATGCGCAGGGGCGCAAGCGCGATATCAGCGCGACCACGCTGGAGCCGCCTCTCGGCTCGGGTCCCTACAAGATCAAGGAGTTTGTGCCCGGGCGTTCGATCAAGCTCGAGCGTGTCAAGGATTATTGGGGCGCCAACGTCCCGAGCCAGATCGGTACCAATAATTTCGACGAGCTGCGTTTCGAGTTCTTCCGCGACAACGTCGTCGCGCTGGAAGCGTTCAAGGCCGACCAAGCTGACTGGATCGCGGAAAACTCGGCCAAGCAATGGGCGACCGCCTACGACTTTCCGGCCGTGGCCGAGAAGCGCGTGGTCAAGGAGGAGTTTCCGATCAACGATTCCGGCCGCATGCAGGCCTTTGCGATCAACAACAGGCGAGACCAGTTCAAGGACGCCCGGGTTCGGCGGGCCTTCAACTACGCTTTTGATTTTGAGGAGATGAACAAGCAGCTCTTCTTCGGGCAATACAAGCGCATCGATAGTTACTTCTACGGCACAGAGCTCGCGTCCTCTGGCTTACCTCAGGGCGAAGAGTTGCAACTCCTTGAGTCTCTAAGGGATAAGGTACCTCCCGAGGTCTTTACCACGGCCTATCAGAATCCTGTCGGCGGCAATTCGGATGCCGTGCGCGCCAATCTACGCGAGGCTGCAAAGCTCCTGAAGGAAGCCGGTCTCGAGATACGCGATCACAAGCTGGTCGATTCCTCAGGTAAGCCGCTCACTGTCGAGATATTGGTGCAGTACCCCCCTGACGAACGAATCGCTCTCTTCTACAAGCCCTCCCTGGAGCGGATGGGCGTTACCGCGTCTGTCCGCATGGTTGATGATGCCCAGTATCAGAACCGGCTTCGCAGTTTCGACTTCGACATGATCATCTACAGCCAAGGCGAATCGTTATCTCCGGGTAACGAGCAGCGTGAATTTTGGGGGTCGCAGACGGCAGACATTCCCGGGTCGAGTAATCTCATCGGCATCAAGAATCCAGCTATCGATGCGCTGATAGAGAAGGTGATCTTTGCAAAAGATCGCTCGGCTCTCGTCGCTGCTACGCACGCGCTGGACCGCGTGCTGCTGTGGAATTTTTACGTTGTGCCCCAATTTTCTTACCCGTTCTCGCGCTACGCCCGTTGGGACCGCTTCAGCCATGCCGAGCCGTTACCGAAATACGGTCGGTCCGGCCTGCCGACGCTGTGGTGGTACGACGCTGACAAGGCGGCGCGCATCGGAAAACGCTCTTGA
- a CDS encoding extracellular solute-binding protein, which translates to MAQLSRRHVLVLGVGGALGAAALRGAAASEGPPEAHGISAFGDLKYAADFHHFDYVNPDAPKGGAFSLIPSVRGYNQSYFTFNSLNAFVLKGEGAQGMDLTFATLMAHAGDEPDAMYGYAAKSVQISPDKLAYRYTMRPEAKFHDGTKLTAHDVAFSINVLKDKGHPLIQIQMRDVKGAEAIDDATVIVTFAAKRARDVPLYVASLPIFSKAYYASRTFDETTTDTPLGSGAYKVGKFEINRFIEFERVRDWWAAELPVCRGSNNFDVIRYEFYRDRDVAFEGFTGKNYLYREEFTSRIWATRYDFPAIKDGRVKREEVPDQTPSGGQGWFLNTRRDKFKNPKVREALNFAFDFEWTNKTIMYGAYARARSPFQNSDLVAEGLPSPEELKLLEPFRGQVPDEVFGEPFVPPVSDGSGQDRALLRKAQQLLQEAQLPVKDGRRLLPSGEVFSIEFLTDEASFQPHHASFLKNLNMLGIDANLRLIDAVQYRARVESFDFDVAINRITMSATPGDSLRTYFTSQAAATKGSYNLAGASSPALDALVEKAMAAETRQDLTIACRAIDRVFRAGRYWVPQWYNTSHRLAYWDEFSHPANLPRYALNDYTSGVGERTLWWYDAAKAAKLEQAK; encoded by the coding sequence ATGGCGCAGCTTTCACGCCGGCATGTGCTGGTCCTCGGTGTCGGCGGCGCGCTCGGCGCTGCCGCACTTCGTGGCGCAGCGGCGTCCGAGGGCCCTCCTGAAGCGCACGGCATCTCGGCCTTCGGCGATCTCAAATATGCCGCCGACTTCCACCATTTCGACTACGTCAATCCCGACGCGCCGAAGGGCGGCGCGTTCTCGCTGATCCCGTCGGTACGCGGCTACAATCAGTCCTATTTCACCTTCAACTCGCTCAACGCCTTCGTGCTGAAGGGCGAGGGCGCACAGGGCATGGATCTGACCTTCGCCACGCTGATGGCGCATGCCGGTGACGAGCCTGATGCCATGTATGGCTATGCCGCGAAATCGGTGCAGATATCTCCCGACAAGCTCGCCTATCGCTACACGATGCGGCCCGAGGCGAAGTTTCATGACGGCACGAAGCTGACCGCACACGACGTTGCATTCTCGATCAACGTCCTGAAGGACAAGGGTCATCCGCTGATCCAGATCCAGATGCGCGACGTCAAGGGCGCCGAGGCCATCGACGACGCCACCGTCATCGTGACCTTCGCCGCAAAGCGCGCGCGCGACGTGCCGCTTTACGTGGCGAGCCTGCCGATCTTCTCGAAGGCCTATTACGCGAGCCGGACCTTCGACGAGACCACGACCGACACGCCGCTCGGCTCGGGCGCCTACAAGGTCGGCAAGTTCGAGATCAATCGCTTCATCGAGTTCGAACGCGTCAGGGATTGGTGGGCCGCCGAGCTGCCGGTCTGCCGCGGCAGCAACAATTTCGACGTGATCCGCTACGAATTCTACCGCGACCGCGACGTCGCCTTCGAGGGCTTCACCGGCAAGAACTATCTCTATCGCGAGGAGTTCACCTCCCGCATCTGGGCGACGCGTTACGACTTCCCGGCGATCAAGGACGGCCGGGTCAAGCGCGAGGAGGTGCCGGATCAGACCCCTTCGGGCGGGCAGGGCTGGTTCCTCAACACCCGGCGCGACAAGTTCAAGAACCCCAAAGTGCGCGAAGCGTTGAACTTCGCGTTCGACTTCGAGTGGACCAACAAGACCATCATGTACGGCGCCTATGCGCGCGCGCGCTCGCCGTTCCAGAATTCGGATCTCGTCGCCGAGGGGCTGCCGTCGCCGGAGGAATTGAAGCTGCTCGAGCCTTTCCGGGGCCAGGTGCCGGACGAAGTTTTCGGTGAGCCGTTCGTGCCGCCGGTGTCCGACGGTTCGGGCCAGGATCGCGCGTTGCTGCGCAAGGCGCAGCAATTGCTCCAGGAGGCGCAGCTTCCGGTCAAGGACGGCAGGCGGCTGTTGCCGAGCGGCGAGGTCTTCAGCATCGAGTTCCTGACCGACGAGGCCTCGTTCCAGCCGCACCACGCCTCGTTCCTGAAGAACCTGAACATGCTCGGCATCGACGCGAACCTGCGCCTCATCGATGCCGTCCAGTATCGCGCCCGCGTCGAATCCTTCGATTTCGACGTGGCCATCAACCGCATCACCATGTCGGCCACGCCAGGCGACAGCCTGCGGACCTACTTCACCTCGCAAGCGGCAGCGACGAAGGGGTCCTACAATCTGGCCGGTGCATCCAGCCCAGCGCTCGACGCGCTGGTCGAGAAGGCGATGGCCGCCGAAACGCGCCAGGATCTGACAATTGCCTGCCGTGCGATCGATCGTGTTTTCCGCGCCGGCCGCTATTGGGTGCCGCAATGGTACAATACCAGCCACCGGCTGGCGTATTGGGACGAGTTCAGCCATCCCGCGAACCTGCCGCGTTACGCGCTCAACGACTATACGAGTGGCGTAGGGGAGCGGACCCTGTGGTGGTACGACGCCGCCAAGGCCGCCAAGCTCGAGCAGGCGAAATAA
- a CDS encoding microcin C ABC transporter permease YejB: MSAYLARRILLMIPTLLGILFVSFVVVQFAPGGPVERVIAQLSGADTGGSSRISGGGDFAQRAPGQLGAGGDAINSKYRGAQGLDPDFIKKLEVQFGFDKPAPERFALMVWNFARFDFGKSYFRDVSVIQLIKEKLPVSISLGIWLTLITYLISIPLGIRKAVKDGTRFDTWTSAVIIIGFAIPGFLFAILLIILFAGGSFFNLFPLRGLTSDGWSQFPWYWKIIDYFWHLTLPLISMGLSAFATMTLLTKNSFLDEIRKQYVMTARAKGCSENQVLYGHIFRNAMLIVIAGFPGAFIHAFFSGSLLIETIFSLDGLGLLSFESVLNRDYPVVFGTLYIFSLVGLVVNLISDLTYMWIDPRIDFEAREV; encoded by the coding sequence ATGAGCGCCTATCTCGCCCGCCGCATTCTGCTGATGATTCCGACCTTGCTCGGAATCCTCTTCGTGTCCTTTGTGGTCGTGCAGTTCGCGCCGGGCGGGCCGGTCGAGCGCGTGATCGCGCAACTGTCGGGCGCCGACACCGGCGGCTCTTCGCGCATCTCGGGCGGCGGCGATTTCGCGCAGCGCGCGCCGGGTCAGTTAGGGGCCGGTGGCGATGCCATCAACTCCAAATATCGCGGCGCGCAGGGGCTCGACCCCGATTTCATCAAGAAGCTCGAAGTGCAATTCGGCTTCGACAAGCCGGCGCCGGAGCGTTTCGCGCTGATGGTCTGGAACTTCGCCCGCTTCGATTTCGGCAAGAGCTACTTCCGCGACGTCAGCGTGATCCAGCTGATCAAGGAAAAGCTGCCGGTCTCGATCTCGCTCGGCATCTGGCTGACGCTGATCACCTATCTGATCTCGATTCCCTTGGGCATCCGCAAGGCGGTCAAGGACGGCACCCGCTTCGACACCTGGACCTCCGCGGTGATCATCATAGGCTTTGCGATTCCGGGTTTCCTGTTCGCGATTCTGCTGATCATCCTGTTCGCCGGCGGCTCGTTCTTCAACCTGTTCCCGCTGCGTGGCCTGACCTCGGACGGCTGGTCGCAATTTCCCTGGTACTGGAAGATCATCGACTATTTCTGGCACCTCACTTTGCCGCTGATCTCGATGGGGCTCAGCGCCTTCGCGACCATGACGCTGCTGACCAAGAACTCGTTCCTCGACGAGATCCGCAAGCAATATGTCATGACCGCGCGGGCCAAGGGCTGCAGCGAGAACCAGGTGCTCTATGGCCACATTTTCCGCAACGCGATGCTGATCGTGATCGCGGGCTTCCCGGGCGCCTTCATCCACGCCTTCTTCTCCGGCTCGCTCCTGATCGAGACCATCTTCTCGCTGGACGGGCTCGGGTTGCTCAGTTTCGAGAGCGTGCTCAACCGCGACTATCCCGTCGTGTTCGGCACGCTCTACATCTTTTCGCTGGTCGGTCTCGTGGTCAACCTGATCTCCGATCTGACCTATATGTGGATCGATCCGCGGATCGACTTTGAGGCGAGGGAGGTCTGA
- a CDS encoding ABC transporter permease, translating to MALTAPTPIETSAKTPLGAAVPITRKPFAPSPLNKRRWTNFKANRRGYWSFWIFMVLFVVSLFAELIANDRPFLIKYDGHLYWPAFITYSETTFGGDFETAADYRDPYLQKLIKDKGGSIVWPLIRYSYDTHNLDLPTPAPSPPTWMLTEAQCKPVVEKKGLKSCRDLEYNWLGTDDQGRDVVARLIYGFRISVLFGLCLTIVSSIVGVAAGGIQGYFGGWIDLTFQRFIEIWTAIPSLYLLLILSSVLVPGFFVLLGILLLFSWVSLVGLVRAEFLRGRNFEYIQAARALGVSNGVIMFRHLLPNAMVATMTFLPFIVSSSVMTLTALDFLGFGLPPGSPSLGELLSQGKSNVQAPWLGFTGFFSVAIMLSLLIFIGEAVRDAFDPRKTFK from the coding sequence ATGGCCCTGACCGCCCCGACCCCGATCGAGACGTCGGCCAAGACGCCGCTGGGCGCGGCCGTGCCGATCACGCGCAAGCCGTTCGCGCCGTCGCCGCTGAACAAACGGCGCTGGACAAACTTCAAGGCGAACCGGCGCGGCTACTGGTCGTTCTGGATCTTCATGGTCCTGTTCGTGGTGTCGCTGTTCGCCGAGCTGATCGCCAACGACCGGCCGTTCCTGATCAAATATGACGGCCATCTCTATTGGCCCGCCTTCATCACCTATTCGGAGACGACGTTTGGTGGCGACTTCGAGACCGCGGCGGACTACCGCGATCCGTATCTGCAGAAGCTGATCAAGGACAAGGGCGGCAGCATCGTCTGGCCGCTGATCCGTTATTCCTACGACACCCACAATCTCGATCTGCCGACGCCGGCGCCGTCGCCGCCGACCTGGATGCTGACGGAAGCGCAGTGCAAGCCGGTGGTCGAGAAGAAAGGCCTGAAGAGCTGCCGCGACCTCGAATACAACTGGCTCGGCACCGACGATCAGGGCCGCGACGTGGTGGCGCGGCTGATCTACGGCTTCCGCATCTCGGTGCTGTTCGGTCTCTGCCTCACCATCGTGTCCTCGATCGTCGGCGTCGCCGCCGGCGGCATCCAGGGCTATTTCGGCGGCTGGATCGACCTCACCTTCCAGCGCTTCATCGAGATCTGGACCGCGATCCCTTCGCTCTATCTGCTGCTGATCCTGTCCTCGGTGCTGGTGCCCGGCTTCTTCGTGCTGCTCGGCATCCTCTTGCTGTTCTCGTGGGTGTCGCTGGTTGGCCTCGTGCGTGCGGAGTTCCTGCGCGGACGCAATTTCGAATATATCCAGGCGGCGCGTGCGCTCGGCGTGTCGAACGGGGTGATCATGTTCCGGCACCTGCTGCCGAACGCGATGGTCGCGACCATGACGTTCCTGCCCTTCATCGTCTCCTCTTCGGTGATGACGCTGACGGCGCTGGATTTCCTCGGCTTCGGCCTGCCGCCCGGCTCGCCCTCGCTCGGCGAGTTGCTGTCGCAGGGCAAATCCAACGTGCAGGCGCCGTGGCTCGGCTTCACCGGCTTCTTCTCGGTCGCGATCATGCTGTCGCTGCTGATCTTCATCGGCGAGGCCGTGCGCGACGCCTTCGATCCGCGCAAGACGTTCAAGTGA